A single Bacillus sp. HMF5848 DNA region contains:
- a CDS encoding M42 family metallopeptidase, protein MINHEQTVKLISDLVSIPSPSGNTDTVITFVEQYLQNLNVETKRNRKGGLIATLPGKNDEQHRMLTAHVDTLGAIVKEIKPNGRLKLDLIGGFTYNSIEGEYCQIETMSGQTYTGTILMHQASVHVYKDARKAERNQDNIEVRVDAVVNNAEDTRKLGIQVGDFVSFDPRVEVLSNGFIKSRHLDDKASVGILLQLIKQIKEDRLELPHTTHFLISNNEEIGYGGNSNITPETVEYLAVDMGAMGDGQATDEYTVSICVKDASGPYHYGLRKKLVQLAEGNNIDYKLDIYPYYGSDASAAIRSGHDIVHGLIGPGIDSSHANERTHISSIENTYNLLYFYVQSEII, encoded by the coding sequence ATGATAAATCATGAACAAACAGTAAAGCTTATTTCTGACTTAGTGTCTATTCCTAGCCCTAGTGGAAATACAGATACTGTTATTACGTTTGTAGAACAATATTTACAAAACCTAAATGTTGAAACAAAACGAAATCGAAAGGGTGGGCTTATAGCCACTCTACCAGGTAAAAATGATGAGCAGCATCGTATGTTAACTGCTCATGTTGATACATTAGGGGCGATTGTAAAAGAAATCAAACCGAATGGTCGCTTGAAGCTTGACTTAATTGGAGGATTTACATACAACTCTATTGAGGGCGAATACTGTCAAATTGAAACAATGTCAGGCCAAACATATACAGGGACAATTCTTATGCATCAAGCATCCGTACACGTATACAAAGATGCAAGAAAAGCTGAGCGCAATCAAGATAACATCGAGGTTCGTGTCGATGCAGTTGTAAATAATGCTGAAGATACACGTAAACTTGGTATTCAAGTTGGTGATTTTGTATCATTTGACCCACGCGTAGAAGTGTTATCAAATGGTTTTATAAAATCGCGTCACCTTGATGACAAAGCAAGCGTTGGAATACTATTGCAGTTGATTAAGCAAATAAAAGAAGACAGACTTGAGCTCCCGCACACGACTCACTTCTTGATATCAAATAATGAAGAAATCGGATATGGTGGAAACTCAAACATAACACCTGAGACAGTAGAATATTTAGCTGTTGATATGGGGGCGATGGGTGACGGTCAAGCGACGGACGAGTATACTGTTTCTATATGTGTGAAGGATGCAAGCGGACCTTACCATTATGGCCTGAGAAAAAAGTTAGTTCAGTTGGCTGAGGGAAACAACATTGACTATAAACTCGATATTTATCCATATTACGGCTCAGATGCCTCTGCTGCTATTCGGTCTGGTCATGATATAGTCCACGGTTTAATAGGCCCAGGGATTGACTCGTCTCACGCAAATGAGAGAACTCACATCTCATCTATTGAGAACACGTATAACCTGTTATATTTTTACGTGCAAAGTGAGATTATATAA
- a CDS encoding HD-GYP domain-containing protein — MIYKSIDELKIGDINTKTIFSSSGVPLLKEQVVLTIGIISKLRNLGVKGLYIYDERFANIKVDEMVSDETKMNTLIGLSDVVRFLHSKRVVNPQFILNHIDKISSEIIVNRELLLSLTDIRTSENHSFVHAINVAIVSITIAMTFNFTSSEIKQLATAALLHELIDVSQPIKGVHLDEDVHKILKRFNTIDSNIQFIHNEKKVIDQFLVPNSNTVTQLSAEIIALSDYYDSLISPFSLIGPYLPHESCEFLMGFCNKAFRIDLVQAFLKLVSVYPNGYTVRLENGKLGIVSRQNPKLPMRPFIQLLSNSHSLNEATVTEEVDLALVTTLFIKQIVK; from the coding sequence ATGATTTATAAATCTATTGATGAACTGAAAATAGGAGATATAAACACTAAGACTATTTTTTCAAGTTCGGGAGTTCCTCTTTTAAAAGAACAAGTTGTATTAACAATAGGGATTATTTCTAAGCTTCGAAATTTAGGTGTTAAGGGTCTTTATATTTATGACGAGCGCTTTGCAAATATAAAAGTAGATGAAATGGTTTCAGATGAAACGAAAATGAATACATTGATCGGTTTATCTGATGTAGTAAGATTTCTTCATTCTAAACGAGTTGTAAATCCGCAATTTATTTTGAATCATATTGATAAAATATCTTCTGAGATAATAGTAAATCGAGAATTGTTATTGAGTCTGACTGACATACGAACCTCAGAGAACCACAGCTTTGTCCATGCTATAAATGTTGCTATAGTTTCAATTACAATAGCGATGACTTTTAATTTTACATCAAGTGAAATTAAGCAATTGGCAACAGCTGCCTTACTTCATGAATTAATAGACGTTTCCCAACCGATTAAAGGTGTGCACCTTGATGAAGATGTCCACAAGATATTAAAAAGATTTAATACAATAGATAGCAATATTCAATTTATTCATAATGAAAAAAAAGTTATAGATCAGTTTTTAGTACCTAACTCTAACACCGTTACACAATTGTCAGCGGAAATTATTGCTTTGTCTGATTATTATGACTCACTTATATCCCCGTTCTCGTTAATAGGACCTTACCTTCCACATGAATCATGTGAATTTTTAATGGGATTTTGTAACAAAGCCTTCCGGATTGACTTAGTTCAAGCCTTCTTAAAGCTCGTATCGGTTTATCCAAATGGCTACACTGTTAGATTAGAAAATGGAAAGTTAGGTATTGTATCACGACAAAATCCTAAACTTCCAATGAGACCTTTTATCCAACTGCTATCCAATTCTCATTCACTTAATGAAGCTACTGTAACAGAAGAAGTTGATTTAGCTTTAGTAACAACATTATTCATTAAACAAATAGTCAAATAG
- a CDS encoding YjcZ family sporulation protein — protein sequence MYYNNCGFHNVGGYGYGGYASGFGAGRGFALIVVLFILLIIVGASWAA from the coding sequence ATGTATTACAACAATTGTGGCTTTCACAATGTAGGTGGTTATGGTTACGGCGGTTACGCTAGTGGTTTTGGTGCTGGTCGCGGCTTTGCATTAATCGTTGTACTATTTATTCTTTTAATCATCGTTGGTGCTAGCTGGGCAGCATAA
- a CDS encoding YjcZ family sporulation protein, giving the protein MGTGFALIVVLFILLIIVGASGYTTLGY; this is encoded by the coding sequence ATGGGTACAGGATTTGCGTTAATTGTTGTATTGTTTATCCTGCTCATTATTGTCGGTGCAAGTGGTTATACGACACTTGGTTACTAA
- a CDS encoding YuzL family protein, translated as MSDKRKKDGSKIGLGSSQVEGQGTTTTETGNMKLDSARKKTKRT; from the coding sequence GTGTCAGATAAAAGAAAAAAAGATGGTTCGAAAATTGGGCTAGGTTCAAGTCAAGTTGAAGGGCAAGGAACTACTACAACTGAAACAGGAAACATGAAATTAGATTCCGCTCGAAAAAAAACAAAGCGTACTTAG
- a CDS encoding SDR family oxidoreductase, which translates to MRTAIVTGASSGFGLLTTIMLAKQGFHVVATYRSDDKMKYIEEESEKNGVKNNVIIKKLDVTHEDSLLKFSNFIKSLDKIDVLVNNAGMAVGGFSEEVPLAAFRAQFETNVFGAIAVTQIVLPYMRAQKAGHIINVSSVSGTVGFPGLSPYVSSKHALEGWSESLRLEVASFGINVVLIEPGSYKTSIWTTGRYVPEEAQKETSPYAPMMKKIERILDKSASSFGDPSEVAKLITDIATKNQRTKLRYPVGKGIAQTVWIKKILPWSLWERIVRKQMG; encoded by the coding sequence TTGAGAACTGCTATCGTAACTGGAGCTAGTAGTGGTTTTGGTCTACTAACGACCATCATGCTTGCCAAGCAAGGTTTTCATGTTGTTGCAACATATCGTAGCGATGATAAGATGAAGTATATTGAAGAGGAAAGTGAAAAAAATGGTGTTAAAAACAATGTGATCATTAAAAAGTTAGATGTGACTCATGAAGATTCTTTATTAAAGTTTAGCAACTTCATAAAGTCATTGGATAAAATTGACGTATTAGTAAATAATGCAGGAATGGCAGTTGGAGGGTTTTCAGAGGAAGTCCCATTAGCGGCATTTCGTGCTCAATTTGAAACGAATGTATTCGGTGCTATTGCTGTTACTCAGATAGTACTTCCTTATATGAGAGCGCAAAAGGCTGGACACATAATAAATGTTAGCAGTGTGAGTGGTACGGTCGGATTTCCAGGTTTATCTCCCTATGTATCATCGAAGCATGCTCTTGAGGGCTGGAGTGAAAGTCTACGACTTGAAGTGGCTTCATTTGGTATTAACGTTGTGTTGATTGAACCTGGTTCCTATAAAACTAGTATTTGGACAACAGGACGTTATGTTCCTGAAGAGGCACAGAAGGAAACATCTCCATATGCACCGATGATGAAAAAAATTGAAAGAATATTAGACAAATCAGCTTCTTCCTTTGGAGATCCTTCTGAAGTAGCCAAGCTAATTACCGATATAGCTACAAAAAATCAGAGGACTAAGCTTCGTTATCCAGTTGGTAAAGGAATTGCACAGACTGTTTGGATAAAAAAGATATTACCATGGAGTCTTTGGGAGAGAATTGTACGTAAACAAATGGGGTAA
- a CDS encoding PH domain-containing protein, producing the protein MMNDQKRLHPIVIALRFLRLLRELLFPIIIFVFFGGNRSFGLYSLLGAGLVIVLLLIFSVLWWYRFSYRIEEDELRVEYGVLIQKKRYIHREKIQSINVSQGIVQRVFNLVKIQVETAGGGHEAEVVLAAITRTDASQLQTTLMNKANLTKDTGHQLPNENHIDDVTRFTLSTKDLLIAATTSGRIGVILSALAAFSSQIDEFIPEDFYMTAYEQFVHLGTIIITGLVIAFLIIAWLLSILGSVLKYGGFSIEKQGDDLIISQGILEKKQITIPVRKIQAVRIQESIIREPLGYVTVYVESAGSVSEKSEDFSTLLFPLLHRKKLKSFLTDLLPDYCEQVNIHTLPERSKFRYIFRLVLPAIVIFVPVAITIRPWGALTLAIIPILYSLAIAQYNAAGVGFSNTLYTSISRAISKTTYIVPKKKIQSLQKQQSKFQQRKQLSTVKISIMSKSSIGKQARVVDLDNTYVEEVLTWFSRK; encoded by the coding sequence ATGATGAATGATCAGAAGAGACTGCACCCGATTGTCATTGCCCTAAGGTTCCTTCGATTACTGCGAGAATTACTGTTCCCTATCATTATTTTTGTTTTCTTCGGAGGTAATCGCTCATTTGGACTGTACAGCTTACTTGGGGCTGGCTTAGTTATTGTACTACTCCTTATATTTAGTGTTTTGTGGTGGTATCGTTTTTCATATCGTATTGAGGAAGACGAACTACGAGTAGAGTATGGTGTATTAATTCAAAAGAAACGTTATATTCATAGAGAAAAAATTCAATCAATTAATGTATCACAAGGTATTGTCCAAAGAGTGTTCAACCTTGTCAAAATTCAAGTCGAAACAGCTGGAGGTGGTCACGAAGCAGAGGTTGTACTGGCGGCAATTACAAGAACAGATGCATCTCAGTTGCAAACAACTCTAATGAACAAAGCAAACTTAACAAAGGATACAGGGCACCAGCTGCCTAATGAAAATCATATAGATGATGTTACACGATTTACACTCTCAACAAAAGATCTTTTAATAGCTGCTACAACATCTGGGCGTATAGGTGTTATATTATCCGCATTGGCTGCATTCTCATCACAAATTGATGAGTTTATACCGGAGGATTTTTACATGACAGCCTATGAACAGTTTGTTCACCTTGGAACCATCATTATTACGGGACTTGTAATTGCTTTTCTCATTATTGCTTGGCTTTTATCCATCTTAGGTTCTGTGTTGAAATATGGTGGCTTCTCCATCGAAAAGCAAGGCGATGATCTTATTATTTCACAGGGGATACTTGAAAAAAAACAAATCACAATACCCGTTAGAAAAATACAAGCTGTACGTATTCAAGAAAGTATTATTCGTGAACCTTTAGGCTATGTAACCGTATATGTTGAAAGCGCTGGCAGTGTCTCGGAAAAAAGCGAGGATTTTTCAACTCTGCTATTTCCACTACTTCACCGAAAAAAATTAAAGTCATTTTTAACAGATCTACTCCCTGATTATTGTGAACAAGTAAACATACACACTTTACCAGAGCGCTCAAAATTCCGATATATTTTCCGATTAGTTTTACCAGCTATAGTTATCTTTGTACCTGTTGCTATTACCATAAGACCATGGGGAGCGTTAACACTAGCTATCATCCCTATCTTATATAGTTTAGCGATTGCCCAATATAATGCTGCAGGGGTTGGTTTCTCAAATACGTTATACACTTCAATAAGCCGAGCAATTAGTAAAACAACCTATATTGTTCCTAAGAAAAAAATTCAATCATTACAAAAACAACAAAGTAAGTTTCAACAAAGAAAACAACTTTCTACCGTTAAAATATCTATCATGTCAAAGTCGTCGATTGGAAAACAAGCACGTGTTGTAGATCTAGATAATACATATGTTGAAGAAGTACTGACATGGTTTTCACGAAAATAA
- a CDS encoding PH domain-containing protein, with protein sequence MRQIPNNMIAKDALKVWRLVNLIQILFFWAIGVGYLWLTLRFSLPLWISITFFFILILTSILSVVIMPKLKWKRWRYDVFAEEIDLMYGVFIQKRTLIPMVRVQHVDTKQGPLLRKYNLATVTISTAATVHEIPALLLTEADQLRDHISQLARVSDDE encoded by the coding sequence ATGAGACAAATTCCTAATAATATGATTGCTAAGGACGCTTTAAAAGTGTGGCGGTTAGTAAACCTGATTCAAATATTATTTTTTTGGGCTATCGGAGTTGGATACTTATGGCTAACACTCCGCTTTTCATTACCTTTATGGATAAGCATCACGTTCTTTTTTATCCTAATTTTAACCTCAATACTTTCAGTAGTAATCATGCCTAAGCTAAAATGGAAACGATGGCGCTACGATGTATTTGCTGAGGAGATAGATTTAATGTACGGTGTATTTATACAAAAGCGGACACTTATCCCTATGGTCCGTGTGCAACACGTAGATACTAAACAAGGTCCCTTACTCAGGAAATATAACTTGGCTACTGTTACGATATCTACAGCCGCAACAGTCCATGAGATCCCTGCCCTACTTCTAACAGAGGCTGATCAACTACGAGATCATATCTCTCAGTTAGCGAGAGTGTCCGATGATGAATGA
- a CDS encoding M42 family metallopeptidase, which translates to MLKENFLLNLREIAAIPGAPGQEMEVVDKFVQWFTPYVDNIEVDHMGNLYVYKHGISPGPTLMVSAHSDEIACVVRDIDNRGFLKIERTGGMIESLLVGRKVNVHGHFGVIGIKAGHLQTPEERKRLPSIYELYVDVGANNKQDVLDMGIQIGDPITYISDIDTFTNQDLICGKAIDNRSCCVLLLELFKSLQSKDVSGTIVGVITVQEEVGLRGAKVATYRVNPDYAIVLDTIPCADTPDSLQSGYPVGIGNGPVIPALAGGSVRGNIMAPQKKELLIKYANESNVPYQLAVMSGASTDVSAVHLEREGVLAGAITIARRYSHSPVEVANLNDFVHAYKLLEKLVLDNGKWGNLSFLK; encoded by the coding sequence ATGTTAAAAGAAAATTTTCTACTCAATCTTAGAGAGATCGCAGCAATTCCCGGGGCACCTGGACAGGAGATGGAGGTAGTAGATAAATTTGTACAATGGTTCACGCCCTATGTCGATAATATAGAAGTTGATCATATGGGTAATCTTTATGTTTATAAGCATGGTATCTCGCCTGGCCCAACACTGATGGTTTCAGCTCACTCTGATGAAATTGCTTGTGTAGTGAGAGATATTGATAATAGAGGATTTCTAAAAATAGAACGAACAGGTGGAATGATTGAGAGCTTACTTGTAGGAAGAAAGGTTAACGTCCATGGACATTTTGGTGTTATTGGCATTAAGGCTGGGCATCTTCAAACGCCAGAAGAAAGAAAACGCCTTCCATCTATTTATGAATTATATGTTGATGTTGGAGCAAACAATAAGCAGGATGTTCTTGATATGGGTATTCAAATTGGTGACCCCATCACATACATAAGTGATATTGATACATTTACTAACCAAGATTTAATTTGTGGTAAGGCTATAGACAATCGTAGTTGCTGTGTTCTATTGTTAGAGCTGTTCAAATCACTTCAATCAAAGGATGTCTCTGGCACCATTGTGGGAGTTATTACAGTCCAAGAAGAGGTCGGCTTACGAGGTGCGAAGGTGGCGACATATAGAGTAAACCCTGACTATGCGATTGTGTTAGATACGATCCCTTGTGCTGATACACCTGATAGTCTACAAAGTGGGTACCCAGTTGGTATTGGTAATGGACCTGTAATACCAGCTCTCGCAGGTGGGTCTGTGCGTGGTAACATAATGGCGCCACAAAAGAAAGAGCTACTTATTAAATATGCAAATGAAAGCAACGTCCCATATCAGCTTGCTGTTATGTCGGGTGCATCTACTGACGTATCAGCCGTTCACCTAGAACGTGAAGGTGTCCTTGCTGGTGCTATTACGATAGCTCGTAGATACTCGCACTCTCCAGTAGAAGTTGCAAATTTAAATGATTTTGTTCATGCTTATAAGCTTTTAGAAAAACTTGTCCTTGATAACGGCAAATGGGGTAATCTATCTTTTTTAAAATAA
- a CDS encoding AEC family transporter: protein MSIVFGVIMPVFLIFTVGFIVQKWKQMNIRSVSTIAVYILTPALVFRTFLEANLNKQYFFITIFALCILFSIIIINKLYARWRKLPQDVESGLILSTAFMNAGNYGSPIILFAYGETGFTFAVSFLVLQSIIMNFFGVYYAAKGHAGVKDAILAVLKMPVTYALLGALFFNIANVPFPENIFSAIDLLADAAIPVAMLILGMQLADLNIGKVFDFEKVVYGVTTRMVISPLLAYVFVTIMPFEPLLQKVLIVLTAMPTAVTTTMYALHFNTRPQLVSSITLCTTVLSAITITLLLMFL, encoded by the coding sequence ATGAGCATTGTTTTCGGCGTTATAATGCCGGTCTTTTTAATTTTCACAGTGGGATTTATTGTACAAAAGTGGAAGCAAATGAATATTCGCTCGGTCTCTACAATAGCCGTATACATATTAACACCAGCACTTGTATTTCGAACATTTTTAGAAGCGAATTTAAATAAGCAATATTTCTTTATTACGATTTTTGCACTATGCATTTTGTTTTCTATTATTATAATAAATAAACTGTATGCTAGATGGCGAAAGCTACCTCAGGATGTGGAGAGTGGATTGATTTTATCAACGGCATTTATGAATGCAGGAAATTACGGCTCACCAATTATTTTATTTGCATACGGAGAGACTGGATTTACATTTGCCGTATCGTTCCTTGTTTTGCAATCCATAATCATGAATTTTTTCGGTGTATATTATGCAGCAAAAGGACACGCCGGGGTTAAGGATGCTATATTAGCTGTACTAAAGATGCCAGTTACATATGCATTACTTGGCGCCTTATTCTTTAATATAGCTAACGTTCCATTTCCAGAGAACATTTTTTCAGCAATCGATCTGTTAGCTGATGCTGCAATCCCAGTTGCTATGCTGATATTAGGTATGCAGTTAGCAGATTTGAATATCGGAAAAGTATTTGATTTTGAAAAAGTAGTGTATGGTGTTACAACAAGAATGGTGATATCACCCTTATTAGCTTATGTATTTGTCACAATAATGCCTTTTGAGCCTCTGCTGCAAAAGGTACTTATTGTATTAACAGCTATGCCAACGGCTGTAACTACAACGATGTACGCTCTTCACTTTAATACAAGACCGCAGCTTGTCTCAAGTATTACCCTTTGTACGACTGTATTAAGTGCTATAACCATTACATTATTGTTAATGTTTTTATGA
- a CDS encoding ferritin, whose amino-acid sequence MQKEVEQLINHLIHIEHLSTTLYLAMSAYLGKLNYTGMASWLKIQSDEERMHLLRLINYLVDRDGTVKIKALEAQPSDFGTPAETFEKVFEHEKFVTDSYRQAYPFAQSVDSQTAVIIQDFLREQTEEVAQAQKIYNRLKIAGPDGAAILLIDQELGQRQPVITLAQG is encoded by the coding sequence ATGCAAAAAGAGGTTGAGCAGCTCATAAACCATTTAATTCATATTGAACATTTATCAACAACTTTATATTTGGCAATGTCTGCTTATTTAGGGAAGCTTAATTATACGGGTATGGCTTCGTGGCTAAAAATACAATCCGATGAGGAACGTATGCATTTACTTAGATTGATTAACTACTTAGTAGATCGAGATGGGACGGTAAAAATTAAGGCGCTAGAAGCACAACCGTCTGATTTTGGAACACCTGCAGAAACATTTGAAAAAGTTTTTGAGCATGAAAAGTTTGTGACAGACTCGTATCGACAAGCTTATCCATTTGCTCAATCTGTTGATTCTCAAACAGCAGTTATCATTCAAGATTTTCTAAGGGAACAAACGGAAGAGGTCGCGCAAGCACAAAAAATTTATAATCGTCTTAAGATTGCAGGACCAGACGGAGCGGCTATCCTGCTTATTGATCAAGAATTAGGTCAGCGACAGCCAGTGATTACTCTGGCACAGGGATAA
- a CDS encoding GGDEF domain-containing protein, whose protein sequence is MTSTVKSYTDHKLNMYKVLSPILLLVSIIAYLFETRLQLPDADPLNIYIFPVLIVLFLLATVVMYKQPTYISYFEKMILIFIVIMYGLKFTYVVSTELVHTNTLGKFVFWYPLLHVFIFMSFSMRRALILSSAMYIWEIIVGIMYVPVLLGHEGGYVLFYYYLAKLVFIIALYFLQTLKQLYMRAELWKELAEHDYLTQLPNRRQIDTTIKKALDSAKEINYAIVLADIDNFKHINDTYGHHVGDIVLQEVAYFLRQSKGDHNFIGRWGGEEFIIVLRGDLNSTMSKVEELRGKLANHAFSIRGNISASFGVTDVLPEDSIVDVISRADRALYEAKSSGKNMVCMLPSYEQHIKSMTN, encoded by the coding sequence TTGACTTCAACAGTGAAATCTTATACAGATCATAAATTAAATATGTATAAAGTTTTGTCACCCATACTGTTACTGGTGTCAATTATTGCTTATTTATTTGAAACTAGATTACAGCTCCCTGATGCTGATCCACTAAATATATATATTTTCCCTGTCCTTATAGTACTGTTTTTACTAGCTACTGTTGTCATGTATAAGCAACCTACTTATATTTCTTATTTTGAGAAAATGATTTTAATTTTTATAGTAATAATGTATGGATTGAAATTCACCTACGTTGTTTCTACAGAATTAGTTCACACAAATACGTTAGGAAAATTTGTGTTTTGGTATCCCTTGCTACATGTTTTTATTTTTATGTCATTTAGTATGAGAAGGGCATTAATACTATCTTCTGCCATGTATATCTGGGAAATAATCGTCGGTATTATGTATGTTCCCGTATTATTAGGACATGAGGGGGGATACGTCCTTTTTTATTATTATTTAGCAAAGCTTGTTTTTATAATAGCGTTATATTTCTTGCAAACATTAAAACAGCTATACATGCGTGCAGAGCTATGGAAAGAATTAGCTGAGCATGATTACTTAACACAATTGCCAAATCGCAGACAAATAGATACCACTATTAAAAAAGCACTTGATAGCGCAAAAGAAATAAATTATGCGATTGTTCTAGCAGACATTGATAATTTCAAGCATATTAATGATACATACGGCCATCATGTTGGGGACATCGTTCTGCAGGAGGTTGCCTATTTTTTAAGACAAAGTAAAGGGGATCATAACTTTATTGGTCGATGGGGTGGCGAGGAATTTATTATCGTGCTACGAGGAGATTTAAATTCAACTATGAGTAAAGTCGAAGAGTTACGTGGAAAATTGGCTAATCATGCTTTTTCTATTCGGGGCAACATAAGTGCTAGCTTTGGTGTTACCGATGTTCTACCCGAAGATAGTATAGTTGACGTAATATCAAGAGCAGACCGTGCACTATATGAAGCAAAAAGCAGTGGTAAAAATATGGTATGCATGCTTCCGTCATATGAACAACATATTAAGAGCATGACAAATTAA
- a CDS encoding YqaA family protein translates to MEALEELLQQWGIVGLMITAFTEAAFFVIPPDVVLVPLSTQTPSSAFWFGAITVLFSVLGALFGYLIGNKLGIPVLHKFVDERAILRAERLFSKFGVWALIIVGITPIPFKVFAILGGVLKVPLYLFIIGSFIGRFIRFMPISIGIYYFGDELNTYAPNASSWWMLLISVISIAVVIRLFVKKKSHDRAEVSD, encoded by the coding sequence ATGGAGGCATTAGAGGAGCTGTTGCAGCAATGGGGAATAGTCGGTTTAATGATTACAGCATTTACCGAGGCAGCTTTTTTTGTAATCCCGCCCGATGTAGTGCTCGTACCACTTTCAACTCAAACACCTAGCTCAGCTTTTTGGTTTGGAGCAATTACGGTGTTGTTTTCTGTTCTAGGAGCGTTATTTGGTTATTTAATAGGGAATAAATTAGGCATACCAGTATTGCATAAATTCGTAGATGAGAGAGCTATTTTGCGTGCTGAACGTTTATTTAGTAAATTTGGTGTATGGGCTTTAATCATAGTTGGAATTACACCAATTCCATTTAAAGTATTTGCAATACTCGGTGGAGTGTTAAAAGTTCCTCTGTATCTTTTTATAATTGGGTCCTTTATTGGAAGGTTTATTCGCTTCATGCCGATCTCGATTGGGATATATTATTTTGGAGATGAATTAAATACGTATGCCCCCAATGCTTCATCTTGGTGGATGTTACTCATTTCTGTTATTTCAATTGCCGTTGTCATTCGACTGTTTGTGAAAAAGAAGTCACACGATAGAGCAGAAGTTTCCGACTAG
- a CDS encoding ZIP family metal transporter, producing MFQAAFWGSVAGSALLLGASVGLFFHVSRRMAAYIMAFGTGVLIGAATFELLIEATKKGGILSSSFGFLIGALLFVGLELFIAKKGGTNRKQSKKNPVGHSGLAIFVGTMMDAIPESVIIGVSLLETDQVSWVIIIAIFISNFPEGLSSSIGLKEDGYSTLKIYIMWGVAMILSAISAVVGYSIVGGLSDIYVAFIGAFAAGGIYAMVASTMLPEAFEDSGPIVGFVSAVGLLTACMLAYIQ from the coding sequence ATGTTTCAAGCAGCATTTTGGGGAAGCGTCGCCGGTTCAGCATTATTGCTGGGTGCTTCTGTTGGATTATTCTTTCATGTGTCTAGACGAATGGCTGCTTACATTATGGCATTTGGGACGGGTGTATTAATAGGTGCAGCCACATTTGAACTTCTAATTGAAGCAACCAAAAAAGGGGGGATTTTATCTTCATCTTTTGGGTTTTTAATAGGTGCTCTATTGTTTGTAGGGCTGGAGCTTTTTATTGCGAAAAAAGGGGGAACAAACCGTAAGCAGTCGAAGAAAAATCCTGTTGGACATTCTGGACTAGCCATTTTTGTTGGAACAATGATGGATGCCATTCCAGAATCAGTTATCATTGGTGTAAGTTTACTCGAAACCGATCAAGTTAGCTGGGTGATTATTATTGCTATTTTTATTAGTAATTTTCCAGAAGGCTTATCAAGTAGTATAGGGTTGAAAGAGGACGGATATTCTACATTGAAGATATATATTATGTGGGGTGTCGCTATGATATTGTCAGCAATAAGTGCGGTTGTTGGGTATAGTATTGTAGGTGGCTTATCGGATATATATGTGGCCTTCATAGGAGCATTTGCAGCAGGTGGTATTTATGCTATGGTAGCTTCTACTATGCTTCCAGAAGCGTTTGAGGATAGTGGGCCCATTGTAGGGTTTGTTTCTGCTGTCGGTCTATTAACAGCATGTATGTTAGCTTATATTCAATGA